The following nucleotide sequence is from Podospora bellae-mahoneyi strain CBS 112042 chromosome 1 map unlocalized CBS112042p_1, whole genome shotgun sequence.
TGAGGAATCGAAAAATCTCACGACTTTATACAATATTACTTTCTGTAGCCCttttgaggggagggggggtatcACCCGTGACAATAGCTTCGTTATCAAGGACTCTCCCTCGACACCTTTTCACCTTTACAACctctttgttttcttcttcccttcttcaCCGACTACTATTACTCCGTCTCCGCCGACATATCCCAGCAACgactccaccacaacctcaccgtcaccgccttcttgtcctcaCCACAAACCCACCTCGATCAATCCCTTCCTTTTTcgcctcttcttttctcaCAATGTCGACCCTCAAACGCAAAGCCGGCCCCCAAACAGGCGGAGCCGACGCGAAAAAGGTCAAGCAAGGAAGCATCATGTCTTTCTTTGGGAGCTCTCCGGCGGCGAAACCGTCAGCTACCAACAGCTCCggcctccccaccacccccaactcaTCCTTCACCGCGCCCACCGACCCAGCCGCCGCGAGGTTTGACAAGGACAAATGGGTGGCCACCCTGACGCCAGAGCAGAAAAGGCTGCTGCAGCTCGAGATTGACACCCTTGACGAGAGCTGGCTGGTGCACCTGAAGGATGAAATCGTCACAAAGGAATTTTTGGATCTAAAGAggtttttggagagggagtatGCTGCTGGAAAAAAGATTTTTCCCCCAAAGGAGGATATTTACTCTTGGTATTGttttccccctctttccttcatccccatccatcccttgCTAACGTTATAATGATCACAGGTCCCGACACACCCCCTTCACAACCACACGGATTGTAATTCTCGGTCAAGACCcctaccacaaccacaaccaagcCCACGGTCTGGCGTTCAGTGTCCTCCCCCCTACTCCTGCGCCCCCTTCGTTGAAAAACATATATACCTGCCTCGGGAAAGACTACCCCTCGTTCAACCCGCCCCCCAACAAGGCCGGGCTGTTGACTCCCTGGGCCAAACGTGGGGTTCTCATGCTCAACACGTGCCTTACCGTCCGCGCTCACGAGGCAAACTCGCATTCCAACCGCGGCTGGGAAAAGTTTACGCAAAAGTGCATTGATCTCGTTGCCGCCAAGCGAACAACGGGAGTGGTTTTTTTGGCGTGGGGCACGCCggctgggaagagggtgctAAAGGTTGATCAGAAGAGGCATCTGGTGCTGAAGAGTGTGCACCCTTCTCCGCTGAGCGCGTCGAGGGGTTTTTTTCAGTGTGGGCACTTTAGGAAGGCGAATGAGTGGCTTGGGGAGAGGTAtgggttgaaggggagggtggactGGGCGCTGAATGAGGGGGAGAGTGTCTTGGAGAGTGACGAGCCGAgtccgaggccgagggtggagaagggggaggttgcgaaacgggtggaggaggtggtgaggggggcggtTATGGGACGGAGGGTGGATTTGAATGAGATTGCTAGGGGGTTGAGTAGGAGTCCGAAGGGGGGGAGTTGTTCgccaaaggaggagaaggggaagaagaaggaggaggaggtggagagggatgatgatggggagaatGTGGAtccgggagaggaggaggagtgggatgctttgatgagggagaaggggttgtaaaggggaggggttgtgggcTGTGTTTTAGTTTTTGAACGCCTTTGTTTTGCGGGAGGTGTTTTTGACAGAAAGGGTCAGGCTGGTGTGCTTTGTGAGCAGTGTTTaggtgttggagagggggctTTTTGACGGGGTGTAtcaaggttgatgatgttcCCCCGGGTTGCGAGGTGTCcaactttttgcttttttcgCGATCAGTTTTTGCAGGATTATTATGATGGAACACAAAGAATGATATATGGCATAAGGATGAAATTTGGCAAAGGAAACAGGGATGGGTTAGCATCGTATGGATGGACTTGTATGGATTTAtgaaaaagaggaaggaaaTTTGACTTTCTCTGACCTTATGTTTTGGCGGGAAGTTGCTCGGCTGGGAATTCGAGCATATGGTGTTTGCATTTGCGTGTTTTGTTACTCTGTTGGTTGTTTAGATATATATCTATCGAGGAGCGTTTGAGATGACTTGATCAATAATtcggggttttttttttttttcgaacATTGATATTTTGATTTGCGGTTTCATTTTGCGGTTTTTATTTCTATAGTCAAGTCAAGACCAATGATTTCTCCCAAAAAGGCTGGGAAAGCCAAGTGCCACGCCACCAGCCAATCTTCCCATTTTCTAGCTCTGGTGTGGCCGCATATAGCGACGCCCGTGGCGGAGATTTCACCAGATATATTTCGCCCAGTGAGACATTCCATACAGTGGCATACTGCCCACCACACAAGTGCTGTACAACTCAGGGGCTTCAAGTGACAGCTTCCGAGGCAGTCAAAAGTGGCGTGTTCCAGCTTCTGTACTCTGTGTTCTGGTGCGCCCTGCTGTGTAAATACTCACTCGCCCCCCTGAACCGATCGCAGAAAATACCACGCAGCCTCTCTCCATGctcgaaaaaaaaaccatccGAGAATTCGGTGGCGGTGTTTGGTGTTTCTTCCGTCAAAGCTGTAACTTGCTTCTTCGAAACTTGTGTGACCCAGCCGGTGATACCAACGGAAATTGAGTCGCCGCCGGTCTTAGGAGGTTGGCAACCGAATTTCTCGAATGGAAACCCTCGAAGAAAGTAGACACACTTCTCTGGATCGGCCCGGCCCGAGTCCCGATAACGAATTCCCGATGCCGATGAGGTTCGAGTCTTCTTTAACAACCGTCCGGCATCGCTTCCGAGTCACGGTATCAGATGGTCAGATCAGAACCCCAGATCAGCTTTACCAGGTCGGCCGAAACGTTCCCTTGGTGATACTGTCCGGGAACTTTCACACCAAGAACGCAGACTTGATCGTTTCAGCAAACGAGTGAACGGAGACACAACCGACGGGATGGTGCACGAGTAATGACCCCTCTGCATCTTTAATAATGACATCACTGTATCTGTTCCTGCATTTGTCGTCGAGTCTGTGCCATCCGCACCTGAGGGTTAGCGTGCCGGCAGATGTCGAGGCCTGCCCGGGGTATCCTATGCTGATGAGTACGGGGATGGTGCTGGAACAACGTGAGAGCAGATCCCCCAAGTCTGAGAGCCGCAATTCCCGTACCACGGCGAGAAAATGGGGGTTAACGGACAACATGTAGTCCCAGTGTTTACCTTGTGATGATAACAAGAACACATCAGGGTCTAAAGAAGCTTACACCGGAAGAAGCCGAGTTCCTAGACAGGAAGGCGGCCCGCCTGAAGGAGAACCGTGATTGGCTGGGAGGCGGCGATCAAGGGTCTGGAGATCAAGCTGCGACATGGCCGATGTTGTCCGGGTCATGCCAGCTCTTGGGGAGAGTGGGGGGGGATAGCTCGGCAAGCTACGGGATCTCAGCATGGACTGGAAGCTTGCATCGAATTGCGAACAGATATCTGCGACGGCACGAGAGTTACCGAGTCGACGGATGGctggggtgttgttgatcgAGAACTTCACGGTAGCGAGGGTTAGTGTCTAGCGGGCTTTGAGCTCCATGTAGTAAAGCTGGCTGTAGGTATCACGAGCATGATGCCGTGCATGCTCGTCCGATCATGATTTTTACTGTCAAGGGCCAAAGCGAGGGctctgctgcttcttgactGACAGCTTGCAGGCGAGCGCATGCAGGTCCAGTCCAGGGTGGCAGCATTCATGCGGGCATGCTCCGACATGccgctccccctccaaccacaaCCCGGAGCTCAACATGCCCGAGTCGATAGCTGGGGAGCAGACAGTCAGTAGCCGTGTCTCAGTGCAATGCGTCTAGGTCTGGTTGGTTGCCCGAATGCCGGAGACATGGCGGTGATCGCACTCTTGTTCATGGAGGGAATGGCGTCGGGTTGACAGCGAAGCGTGCAGATGGAGCACTTTTTGCTGGCTGGAACCGACCTATGGCCGGGCACCGAGAGACCAGCGCTGCCAACACAGATGCAGATTGGGAGCTTCCAGCTTGTTTCTCGGCCAAGGTTAGCTCATCGTCAGCCAATGAAGCTGATGTGTGTTGTCACTCCCCGGATCGTGCGGAGGAGCAGTATCATCAGTCCATGACGAGCGGTTGGACAGAGAGGGCAGCCCCACCCCCAACGCTTTCCAGTGATATTCCGCATCGGCCAGAGGATGGAGTACAGACAACGGCGAACATCTCCccggcggaggtggaggttttCTGGTAAGGTAGTCTGGGGTGCTGCAGGTCGGTGTAAGTGAGCCGAGCAGTGGATGTCTTGTACCTACATCAAGTGCCGAGCGAGCCATGTTCATCTCAAGGGTACCACAGAGGGGTCGCGGCCAGCGGATGTGGTCGAGGAGGCGTGTGggcgtgtgtgtgtatgtatTGGAATATTGGACATTTTGGGAGTAGTTCTCTGGCGACTTATGAACTCCCACGTGTGCGGGATTCGGGATATTCTTATtaaagaataaaaaaaatgcTGGACAAAAAGATGTCCAGTCAAGAGTCAGGATGGCCCGTCTCGAATTTCAGCGGAGCCAGGATGAAACAAGGGAATGAGATCACGGAGGCACAACAACAGGCAGGTACCCTGTGAGCAACCCCACTTGTCACGAACGTCGCCGCGTCGGGCACAACTCCAGGAGGGAGCGACTCAGCCTGGCACCCAATCTTCAAGGCTAGAGATCCATGAGGACACCCCAGCCTCAAAGCGTAAAAACAGCCCGTCTCTCTCCCTGAAGGAAAAACCAGTTGGCTCATTCATCAGCTGTGCTTGGAGGTACTACACAGTAGATGAGAAAAAGAGGGAGCGCCGCGGCTCATTTAAAAGAATCAAGCGCCCGGGGCCCGGAACACAGCTTCACTTTCACACCTgagaaatataatattcgGTCCTGGTCTGTTCCTGAACGGGCTTGCAGCAAATCGTTAGCAATTGCAGCTCGACACAGCAACTAAACCTAATTCAGCCTGTCATCCAAGACACAAGGTCACTTTTGGCCCACGTCCCCGCGAAACGCTACTTTGATCAAGAACCCACGCGCCCTCCCGACCCAGTGAAGCAATTTCCTGGGGGCCTGCTCGACCCGGTCGCCATCACAGTTCCAGCGCCCCTGAAGAACAGCTCGCCGCCCGCCTGAAGACAGAGAGTGGGAAACAATCGTCTCTTTTCCATTCTCACCATTTTCAACATTCTCAGTCAaattctccttctccgagCACTCATTTTGCCTCTCTCTTTTGATACCTGATACCTTAGATACCCTGGCCACCTCAGCCTTGCTGTTTAGCGGGACGTACTGCCCAATCgagacaccaccatcaccacacccccccaccccccagaCCGCCGCCAATTGCTCTCGCTCACCCACTCAGCTGTGAGCTCGCCGACCAAAAtaaatatttctttttttctttctcttcttccaaaAGATAGCATATTTTACGCCAGTTCCCGCCGCCCACCCACCGTCTTTTCTCCCCCGCTCAACCCAGTTTTCGACCATTGAATGTTTCGGTCTTCCACTCCTGACCCTCCAAAATCCAAGACACGCTTCTGGAACAAGATGCCGAGTCTTTTCTCCCGcctcaagggcaaggacGGGAAGAAATCCAAAAAGGGCCAGCTCGATCTCGACGACCAATTAGCAAAGAAACCACGATGGGAGGGCGACGCCTGGGCTCGCAAGACGGTCGATcctgaggaggtggaggaattGCTTCGATTTTCTACAGAAGAGCTCAAGGCGCGAGGTACGATGACATCAATTTCggcactgctgctgctgcgcccaCCCTCCACTCCCCCATCAATTCGCTAACGGCTAGCTTGCAGCTCTCGATCTTCCCTTTTTACTACTTCCCTTCCGACCAACGTCGGACCCGAGTGCTGTTCGCACCTTTGTGCGACACCTTTTCGGCAACAGAGATGGCGCCCAAACACTGTATGGAGAGGCATTGGCGCAGGAGCTGCGCATGACGGAGCCCATGGTACGACTGAAACAgagttgagggtggtgctggtttGAGACTCGATACTGATTTTGTGGCACAGGTTATCTCGGGCGTTGTGAAATGGTGCTGGAGCAGACTTCCGGGCGGTGTGGTAGGGTGGGATTCTTATGAGTTGTTCAGCCTTGGAGAGCAAGACTCGAACCTGGCCAGAGACTCTTTCAAGACCTTTATTCCGCTCAGCTTTGAGAACAGAAAGGCGCAGGCGCAAATCGTCTTTCACTTTTTCGACCTGCTGTCGGCAGTTGCCGCCCACGGGAAGACGAACGGGTTCGGCGGGCGCAAACTCTCACGGATGGCTGCATGGTGGGCTTTCGAGCAGACCGAAGCCGACAGGGCCAATGGGTTCGAGGGCGCGTACAAGGCGTGGCTCAAGGCTGCCGATGCTACAAGCCATCTTTTCTTTGCGTACCTCAGATCCCTCGCGCCAGAACCAGTGGTTGGCGGCATTTCGCTGCTACCCATGTCGTTGCAGAAGCTTCTCCAGGAGACCGAATACCCGCCGCAGAGGCCCCATCTCTTGCAAACATCTACTTACAGGGTTGCCATGATAGTCGATACTGTTTCACCAACACCGTTTGCCCTCTTGAGACGAGCCAACCACTTCCAATACCGCGACGACGACCGAGCTTTGAAGCAGTGGTCTGAATACGAGGATCCCATCAAGGCCCTGACCGAGGAGTGCGTCAGAGTTCTTCGGGCCATCTCGGCCGCGAACCAGTCACACGCCGTTTCGAGTTCGAAACACTCGACCAGTCTTCGTGACGCTTCGTGGTCTCGATTTGAGGACATTGGGTTTGCGAGTgctctggaggaggaagacgaatTGGACGACTCGCTGGCAGTTCAACGACAACAGCAGGGAATGCGGAACACGCCCGCCTCTGGCAACGACTTGGGAcggccaacaacaccatcctggGCCGACTTTTTGTCTTCGGGTTTCGTTGACGAGAAGAGCAACACGAGCCACTTGCTGCCGCCTGACAAGGTCCTTCCCCCCATCGAGACGAACCTCCGCCAACGCAGCTCGCAGTCCCACAGACCGAGACTCGAGAACGAAAACCATCTTGAACCTGGCGAGCTCGCTAGCATCACCCGCTTCGATCTTGATGATGCTTTCTGGTGGGTTTGGCTGACCAGTTTGGCTCCTGAGGAGACTTCGGAAAGGAAGTCTACTTTTGGGCGCTGTGCCGTGATTGAGACTATTATTCGAGATGGTCGCTGGTTGGTCATGGAGGAAATCGTCAAGGGCGCTGCCCCTGATCCGGCCGAGGGAGCCTACAttgcggagaagaagggcttCTTCAGTTGGACCCGCCGTTCCAAGACTTCTGGCCTGAACAGGAGAAAGTCGACCGCAGGAAAGCATGCTTTGGAAAAGAGCGATAATTACCTGAACACGAGCTCCACCATGGGCTTCAGCAAGACCAGCATTGGCCCTGACCAGCAAGCCAAGATTCAGGCAGCTGCGCAACAGCTCCAGGCCCAGGAGAGGCAAAAGGCCCAACCCCAGGCCGTGgagcggagggggaggagcgaTGCCGACTACATGCACGAGAAGACCAACAGCGTCTTCACACTGCAGGCGAGCATCCTTAATGAGGCGTCTCCGGCTGTTAAGTGGGCGAACAAGTATGACAAGGACGCGATTAGAGAGGCCTATTTGGCAGATAACAGCGCCGGCCGTGGCGATAGCACAGCTTCTAGCGTCAACGGAATCACTCCTCCTGCTGCAAATGGCAATGAGCGTCCTCCTCAGCCGCCTCCCAAGTCAACaccgcaacctcaacctgCCCCGATCACTATCCCCGCACCCGCTACTGTTACTCCTCGGACAGAAACGCCGACCCCAGAGACGCCCAGGGCCGCagagaaggagctggaagcACCCAAAGATGTCCACCCTGTCGAACGGGTATCTGACGGTGGAGGTCGAAGCACGCCTGCGCCTccacccaagcccaaggatCAGGTCGCCAGCGTCACTAGCATGGAGTTGACTCGTGAGCAAATGGTTTCGCCCGAGCCCGATAGTCCGGAGAGGAAGCAGAATAAGCTGCAGAAGGAATTATCCAAGAGTCCCACTGCTACCGGCGGCTTCAGGAAACTGTTCGGTCGTGCTAGGAGGTCATCCAAGGTGCCTGATAGCGCTCCTGAGCAGCTCAACAGCATGCTTGCTTCCCCAAcagctgccgctgccgctgccccCGTCAAGGCCATCACCCCTGAGCAACCTCCGAAGCAGGAAACTCCTCAACCATTGCCCCCCAAGGTTGAGCCGGCTACGGCCCTTCCTGCTCGCAAGGCGGTTCCTCCCGCGGCGGCTCCTGCTGCCGCCCCAGCTCCCGCCCcagtggctgctgctcctgagcCTCAGACCGAACCCACCTATGAGCCGTCTGTTCATGAGGATGTGTCCCGCGTCAACACTCGGgatgctgccgctgccagcGAGGAGTTCTCCCGCTTTGATCAGGGACCTCTCCTTGACCAGCCCGCGTTTGTTCCGGATGAAGAGGACACCGACACTGATGATGCCGTGCCCCCTCCTATTGCCCGGCACTCGTCCCGCTCCCCTCTGCCATCGCCTGCGTTGCCACAAGCTCCCAAGCAACAGGCACCCGCACCTGCACCTGCGCCAGCTAAGCGTCAGCTTCCAGCGCCGGCGCCCGCCGTACCCGAGGCGATGGATCGCTGGGCTCAGATTCGTAAGAACGCTGCTGAGCGCGCGGCCCAGCGTGGCCCGGCTTctcctgcctctccaccgccgccagtaTCGCCAGAGATGCGGAGACCTGCTCCCAGGTTCGCCAGAAAGGACGAGACTGATGGGGACACCAGCGGTGAAGAGAGTAAGTTCTTTTTGTGTCCACCAACCATGATTGAATTCAACTAACGGTCTGTTCCAGCTATCGAGTCCCGGGTAGCCCGCATCAAGGCCAGAGTGGCCGAGTTGACCAGTAATCAGGAAGGCATGGGCGGACCAGGTGCTcgctcaccaccgcctccgaTTCGTCGTTAGGAGCGATACAGTTGCGGTTTTCCAATCAGATCTCGGCGAAAAGATACAGAGGCTGCTTCTCGAGAGCGGAGGGCCTCGTTAATAAATCGCCAGTATCTTTATTACTTGACATGATTTTCACTATCAACGCCAACACGAAACCCTATAGAGAACGGACAgagaggggtgggggtgataacaaaagcaaaaaagcGAAATTTTCTTGTCGAGATTTTGAGGTGGCATTTTTTGGTgtacacatacacacacacacacacacacacacacacacacacacacacacacacacacacggaCACACACAGCCACACACATTATTACCCAGTCATGTTTATTGTtattttgttctttttttttctgcagACTATTACCCCCagttcttgttgttttttctGCTTTTGCAAAGTcttttgctgttgctgctgctgctgttgttgttatttgctttgttgttttcttctgatggtgtgttgttgtgtgtgggATACCCGTTTGTCTTTAATGTTTGAGAGGGACAGAATTtcaaaagggggggaggggagcaaggggcagaagagggagagggatttTGCACGGTTTAGTTGTATGAAAGTAATATACCactttttgatgttttgttcTTTTGTGTGTTTAAAGCTGCTTgttcttttggctttttttgggCGATTTTAATGGGGGGGTTCATTGCTATACTATTACCGTTCTGCGGCGTATGATACCACCGTATATGATACTTTTTGTTCAATCTGGAAGAGTCAAAGATGGGTagtttttgggggttggcatAAATGGTAAtgttcttctcttcttcacgCGGGATGCTATGTTGGGAGGTGAGACATTTcagctggaggggttgacTATATCTTGGTAATGTTCTCAAGCCGCGATTTGGCATgccagagagagagagagagagagagtgggTGATTGATCGCCACGCGGGGAGGTAAGTGGTTGAGTCTGTTGTTGCAAGGAAGTTGAGTGCAAGTCCATTTCTACATGTGGCAGGGTTCGCagtggtgtgggtgggtaAGTGGTGCTTTCTTGAGAGGTTGGGCAGTGCCAGACGTTTGCTCCTTATCTCGAGTAAGTACAGAATCACCACTGCACCTACCGAAGAGTATGTATGTACCGGAAGATTTTGGCTTGATATACTATGTATACCCGACTTTGGCGGCATAAACGTTTTTGCACATCTCCCGAAGAtatgggggagggagtaggTGGTCGGTAGATCGGAGGTAGTTACAAGCTTTTTGGTGATTTTCAGGGCAGGATGTGATCGTCGATGGACCGGATTGACATCAACAAACACCAAtcgcagaagaagaggttatCGCCGGACGGTTTAAAGGATGGGGAGATCATTTGTCTGCTGGATTTTGGATATTGCGACTCTGCCGGAGCTTCTCCCGCGGGGTTATAGTAGGGGTCTGAGGTATAGTGCTCATACCACCTTGCTCGGTGCTGGGAGCCGTGAGGATTTCGACTTTGTCTAACGATTCTCCTAGGTTCTGTTGTACAGTATCAAACCTCACTTCGATCAGGTACCCCAGTTCATGTTTCGACGGCCCGGTCATCCCGATCAGAAACTGGGAAGGAAAAGAGTACCAATCTCATTCAGCTCAGGCTAAAGATAGGTTTTTGTGTCTGGATCAATGACACGGTCGGATGTCGACGAAGAATGTGGGACAGGATCGGTCTGGAGCAGGTTTCTCTCGCGCGCTTTCATATTTCAACGAGGCGAAAGTTCCCATCCCTTCCTTGGTGTGCCCAGAAGATCTTGAATGTGGCCGTCGACATTCCTTACCGGTTCTACGCTGAACCTACATTCCTTTGCCCTCAAACCCTTTACGCGTGGGTTGCTTTAAAACCACCTACCTTCACATCACCTCCAGTCCTTTCTGTGTCAGCAGATTTTGAGAGGGTTGGTTGAAAATGTTGACCACAGCTACGATCCTCGTCCCCTTTTTGCTTGGTGGATTCCAAGTTGTGAAGGCGGCACCGAAGCAGGTTATTCAGTTGAGTCCGCAGGAGGGGCTGGAGATTGTGTGCAATGCGGGGAGGTCTACGACGGTGACGGTTAcgaggacggtggaggttgcgaggacggtggaggttgcGAGGACGGTTTCGGTGATGGTTACCACGGGTGCACCGCAGGCTTCGGTTGGGGTGGTACGGAGTAGCTCCGGCTTGAGGGTGGTGTCGAGTAGTTCGAGGACTGGGACGGTGCCGTCGAGTACTGCTGggtctgttgttgggggtgggggtgggaatgggaCGGGGTTTAGGAATGCGGTTTATTTTACGAATTGGTGAGTTCTTATCAACAATGAgtggagagggaagggggcTAATGGTGAATAGGGGCATCTACGGCAACAACTTCCAGCCTCAGGACTTGCCGGCCGACAGAATCACGCATGTGCTGTATTCGTTTGCGGATATTGCTTCTAATGGGGAGGTGTAGGTTTCTTATCTTTTCACATGCACAAGAAAACCGAGAACGCGGGCTAAGTGATCAACACACAGATTCTCCTCAGACACCTACTCCGACCTCGAAAAGCGCTACCCGACCGACTCCTGGAACGACCAAGGCAACAACGCCTACGGCTGCGTCAAGCAGATGTacctcctcaagaagaagcaccgCCAGCTCAAGGTGCTGCTTTCCATCGGCGGGTGGACGTACTCGCCCAAATTCGCCCCCGTGgctgccaccgccgctgGCCGCAAAAGGTTTTGCTCTTCGGCGGTGAAGCTGGTCCAAGACTGGGGGTTTGACGGGTTGGATATCGACTGGGAGTACCCGGCCTCTGCGACCGAAGCCGCTGATTTTGTTTCGCTGCTGAAAGAGTGCAGAGAGGCCTTGGATGAGTA
It contains:
- the CHT4_1 gene encoding Chitinase 4 (CAZy:GH18; COG:G; EggNog:ENOG503NW3A), yielding MLTTATILVPFLLGGFQVVKAAPKQVIQLSPQEGLEIVCNAGRSTTVTVTRTVEVARTVSVMVTTGAPQASVGVVRSSSGLRVVSSSSRTGTVPSSTAGSVVGGGGGNGTGFRNAVYFTNWGIYGNNFQPQDLPADRITHVLYSFADIASNGEVFSSDTYSDLEKRYPTDSWNDQGNNAYGCVKQMYLLKKKHRQLKVLLSIGGWTYSPKFAPVAATAAGRKRFCSSAVKLVQDWGFDGLDIDWEYPASATEAADFVSLLKECREALDEYSAKHAKGYHMPITIACPAGPTHYGQMDIPRMDKYIDAWHLMAYDYAGSWDSVSGHQSNVFLSTTNPNSTKFSTEKAVNDYVAKGVAPGKIVLGLPLYGRGFEATSGPGRPYNGIGEGSAQAGIWNYKDLPRPGAKEFWDEQAVAAWSFDERKQEFISYDTVRSAVEKVKYLKGKGLGGTVFWEAAGDKVREEESLVRTVVREFGGTDSLTGALNLLSYPVSEYDNIRAGMP
- the UNG1 gene encoding uracil DNA glycosylase (BUSCO:EOG09264GMT; COG:L; EggNog:ENOG503NWWC) encodes the protein MSTLKRKAGPQTGGADAKKVKQGSIMSFFGSSPAAKPSATNSSGLPTTPNSSFTAPTDPAAARFDKDKWVATLTPEQKRLLQLEIDTLDESWLVHLKDEIVTKEFLDLKRFLEREYAAGKKIFPPKEDIYSWSRHTPFTTTRIVILGQDPYHNHNQAHGLAFSVLPPTPAPPSLKNIYTCLGKDYPSFNPPPNKAGLLTPWAKRGVLMLNTCLTVRAHEANSHSNRGWEKFTQKCIDLVAAKRTTGVVFLAWGTPAGKRVLKVDQKRHLVLKSVHPSPLSASRGFFQCGHFRKANEWLGERYGLKGRVDWALNEGESVLESDEPSPRPRVEKGEVAKRVEEVVRGAVMGRRVDLNEIARGLSRSPKGGSCSPKEEKGKKKEEEVERDDDGENVDPGEEEEWDALMREKGL
- a CDS encoding uncharacterized protein (COG:S; EggNog:ENOG503NUFE), producing MFRSSTPDPPKSKTRFWNKMPSLFSRLKGKDGKKSKKGQLDLDDQLAKKPRWEGDAWARKTVDPEEVEELLRFSTEELKARALDLPFLLLPFRPTSDPSAVRTFVRHLFGNRDGAQTLYGEALAQELRMTEPMVISGVVKWCWSRLPGGVVGWDSYELFSLGEQDSNLARDSFKTFIPLSFENRKAQAQIVFHFFDLLSAVAAHGKTNGFGGRKLSRMAAWWAFEQTEADRANGFEGAYKAWLKAADATSHLFFAYLRSLAPEPVVGGISLLPMSLQKLLQETEYPPQRPHLLQTSTYRVAMIVDTVSPTPFALLRRANHFQYRDDDRALKQWSEYEDPIKALTEECVRVLRAISAANQSHAVSSSKHSTSLRDASWSRFEDIGFASALEEEDELDDSLAVQRQQQGMRNTPASGNDLGRPTTPSWADFLSSGFVDEKSNTSHLLPPDKVLPPIETNLRQRSSQSHRPRLENENHLEPGELASITRFDLDDAFWWVWLTSLAPEETSERKSTFGRCAVIETIIRDGRWLVMEEIVKGAAPDPAEGAYIAEKKGFFSWTRRSKTSGLNRRKSTAGKHALEKSDNYLNTSSTMGFSKTSIGPDQQAKIQAAAQQLQAQERQKAQPQAVERRGRSDADYMHEKTNSVFTLQASILNEASPAVKWANKYDKDAIREAYLADNSAGRGDSTASSVNGITPPAANGNERPPQPPPKSTPQPQPAPITIPAPATVTPRTETPTPETPRAAEKELEAPKDVHPVERVSDGGGRSTPAPPPKPKDQVASVTSMELTREQMVSPEPDSPERKQNKLQKELSKSPTATGGFRKLFGRARRSSKVPDSAPEQLNSMLASPTAAAAAAPVKAITPEQPPKQETPQPLPPKVEPATALPARKAVPPAAAPAAAPAPAPVAAAPEPQTEPTYEPSVHEDVSRVNTRDAAAASEEFSRFDQGPLLDQPAFVPDEEDTDTDDAVPPPIARHSSRSPLPSPALPQAPKQQAPAPAPAPAKRQLPAPAPAVPEAMDRWAQIRKNAAERAAQRGPASPASPPPPVSPEMRRPAPRFARKDETDGDTSGEETIESRVARIKARVAELTSNQEGMGGPGARSPPPPIRR